In the genome of Polaribacter sp. MED152, one region contains:
- a CDS encoding DNA mismatch repair protein MutS, translating to MSKNISEKTLQDLEFSTVLQHISEFCISGLGKQRVLETKPIYSRKYLFKELHLVDEYLSSFQNENRIPNHGFDNISESIKRLAIENSFIETDAFLKIAATSLTVNEQIKFFKKFQVLFPTFYKLTQGIEFTTYVDDEIKRIIDISGEVKNNASSALKQIRRDINNVRGKIGSSFSSALSKAVAAGYLDDIKETIVDNQRVLAVSAMNRRKVAGSLLGSSKSGGIVYIAPQATLGYSREYQNLVYEEKQEVIKILRALADTIRPMVSLLEEYLEFLIHLDAVGAKAKYAQDMDAILPKISKEKKIFFKDAYHPVLWKKNKEQKLNTVAQTIHLDEQQQIIVISGPNAGGKSITLKTIGLLQIMVQSGILIPVDERSETYIFDTVLTDIGDNQSIENQLSTYSYRLKNMRYFLRKCNENTLFLIDEFGTGSDPELGGALAEIFLEEFYNKKAFGIITTHYSNLKVLANELDNVTNANMQFNERTLEPLYKLFIGQAGSSFTFEVAQKNGIPFSLINKAKKRVETEKVRLDKTISKLQKERNRLQKTSDSLENQKEKGKEHLESLQEKELRIQEKLSGFQELYDKNQKMLSLGRKVNELLNKYFQTNNKKQLNASFNKWVADEKVKHAKKNPIKPKTKSQKHKAKVVEKQIQEVIKKVEKEVLEKVVEVRKEKKKEEAKIAKAKSEYVYKLNDRVRIIDSNSVGTIDKIDRKNVTINYGVFTTKTTLNKIELVEKAK from the coding sequence TTGAGCAAAAATATATCAGAAAAAACACTCCAAGATTTAGAATTTTCTACAGTATTACAACACATTTCAGAGTTTTGTATTTCTGGTTTAGGAAAACAAAGAGTACTAGAAACCAAACCAATTTATAGTAGAAAATACTTATTTAAAGAATTGCATTTGGTAGATGAGTACCTATCTTCATTTCAGAACGAAAATAGAATTCCGAATCATGGTTTTGATAATATTTCTGAAAGCATAAAAAGGTTGGCTATTGAAAATAGTTTTATTGAAACAGATGCTTTTTTAAAAATTGCAGCTACATCACTTACAGTTAACGAACAAATTAAGTTTTTTAAAAAATTTCAAGTTCTATTTCCTACATTTTATAAATTAACTCAAGGAATAGAATTTACTACTTACGTAGATGATGAGATTAAACGAATTATTGATATTTCTGGTGAAGTTAAAAACAATGCTTCTTCAGCACTAAAACAAATTAGAAGAGATATCAATAATGTTCGAGGTAAAATTGGCTCTAGTTTTTCATCAGCTTTATCTAAGGCAGTTGCTGCAGGTTATTTAGATGATATTAAAGAAACTATTGTAGACAATCAAAGAGTTTTGGCTGTTTCTGCCATGAATAGAAGAAAAGTTGCTGGTAGTTTATTAGGATCTTCAAAATCTGGTGGAATTGTATATATTGCTCCTCAAGCTACTTTGGGTTACAGCAGAGAATATCAAAATTTAGTTTACGAAGAAAAACAAGAGGTAATTAAAATTTTAAGAGCTTTAGCAGATACAATTAGACCAATGGTGTCTTTGCTAGAAGAGTATTTAGAATTTTTAATTCATTTAGATGCTGTTGGTGCAAAAGCCAAATATGCTCAAGATATGGATGCAATTCTGCCTAAAATTTCTAAGGAAAAGAAAATCTTTTTTAAAGATGCCTATCATCCTGTTTTATGGAAAAAAAATAAGGAACAAAAATTAAATACGGTAGCTCAAACCATTCATCTAGATGAGCAACAGCAGATCATTGTAATTTCAGGACCAAATGCAGGTGGTAAGAGTATTACTCTAAAAACCATAGGTTTACTTCAAATTATGGTGCAAAGTGGAATTTTAATTCCTGTTGATGAACGAAGTGAAACTTATATTTTTGATACTGTTTTAACTGATATTGGTGATAATCAATCTATAGAAAACCAGTTAAGTACATACAGCTATCGCTTAAAAAACATGCGATACTTTCTGAGAAAATGTAATGAAAATACGTTGTTCTTAATTGATGAATTTGGTACAGGGTCAGATCCTGAATTAGGTGGAGCTTTAGCCGAGATTTTCTTAGAAGAATTTTATAATAAAAAAGCATTCGGAATTATTACAACCCACTACTCTAACCTTAAGGTTCTAGCCAATGAATTAGATAATGTAACCAATGCAAACATGCAGTTTAATGAGCGCACTTTAGAGCCTTTATACAAGCTTTTTATAGGTCAAGCTGGTAGTTCATTCACTTTTGAAGTTGCACAGAAAAATGGTATACCATTTAGCTTAATAAATAAAGCTAAAAAACGTGTGGAAACAGAAAAAGTACGTCTAGATAAAACCATTTCTAAATTGCAGAAAGAAAGAAATCGTTTACAAAAAACTTCTGATAGTTTAGAAAACCAAAAAGAAAAAGGTAAAGAACATTTAGAAAGTTTACAGGAGAAAGAATTGAGAATTCAAGAAAAGTTATCTGGTTTTCAAGAACTTTATGATAAAAATCAAAAAATGCTTTCTCTGGGTAGAAAGGTTAATGAGCTATTAAATAAATACTTTCAGACCAATAATAAAAAGCAATTAAATGCGAGCTTTAATAAATGGGTTGCAGATGAAAAAGTAAAACATGCCAAGAAGAACCCAATTAAGCCAAAGACAAAATCTCAAAAACACAAAGCCAAAGTTGTAGAAAAACAAATTCAAGAAGTAATTAAAAAGGTAGAAAAAGAGGTTTTAGAAAAAGTAGTTGAAGTTAGAAAAGAAAAGAAAAAAGAAGAAGCTAAAATTGCAAAAGCAAAATCTGAATACGTTTATAAACTAAATGATAGAGTAAGAATCATAGATTCTAACTCTGTTGGTACCATAGATAAAATAGACAGAAAAAACGTTACCATTAATTACGGTGTTTTTACTACAAAAACTACACTTAATAAAATTGAGTTGGTAGAAAAGGCTAAATAA
- a CDS encoding nucleoside phosphorylase, translating to MPIKESELILNPDGSIYHLNLRPEHISNDIIFVGDQDRVDQITQHFDSIEFTTQKREFKTTTGFYKGKRLSVQSTGIGPDNIDIVLNELDALVNIDFKTREIKEDHTALNILRIGTSGSLQANIPVDSFLLSSHAIDLNGMLQAYQIDEIAHQEIENAFIKQTNWSPKKAAPLVISNSKELAQKIISDDIFTGITATAGGFYGPQGRVLRLALQDANLNSKIDSFNFEGNRITNLEMETSAIYGLSKLLGHKAVSMNAIIANRANGTFSKKPAQVVADLIVYTLDKIVE from the coding sequence ATGCCTATAAAAGAATCTGAATTAATCTTAAATCCTGATGGAAGTATTTATCATCTTAATTTAAGACCAGAACATATTTCAAATGATATTATTTTTGTTGGAGATCAAGACAGAGTAGATCAAATTACACAACATTTTGATAGTATTGAATTTACAACGCAAAAAAGAGAATTTAAAACAACTACTGGTTTTTATAAAGGCAAACGTTTATCTGTACAGTCTACAGGTATTGGGCCAGATAATATTGATATTGTTTTAAATGAATTAGATGCTTTGGTAAATATCGACTTTAAAACAAGAGAGATAAAGGAAGATCATACAGCTTTAAATATTTTAAGAATTGGTACTTCTGGCTCTTTACAAGCTAACATTCCTGTAGATTCTTTTTTATTGAGCTCTCATGCTATAGATTTAAATGGAATGTTACAAGCATACCAAATAGACGAAATAGCGCATCAAGAAATTGAGAATGCTTTTATAAAACAAACCAATTGGAGCCCTAAAAAAGCAGCACCTTTAGTTATTTCTAATAGCAAAGAACTTGCTCAAAAAATTATTTCTGATGACATTTTTACAGGAATTACAGCAACTGCAGGTGGTTTTTATGGTCCTCAAGGAAGAGTTTTAAGACTTGCCTTACAAGATGCCAATTTAAATAGTAAAATTGATAGTTTTAATTTTGAAGGAAATAGAATTACCAATTTAGAGATGGAAACTTCTGCTATTTATGGACTTTCTAAACTTTTAGGCCATAAAGCTGTATCTATGAATGCCATTATTGCAAATAGAGCAAATGGTACTTTTAGTAAAAAACCTGCACAAGTTGTAGCGGATTTAATTGTTTATACCTTAGATAAAATAGTTGAATAA
- a CDS encoding DUF1835 domain-containing protein, with translation MGASILHITNGDSTTNYLKSLQFSGEFITWREMLCEGKTTTDVGSESFWKNRFQFLKSSYNVSKKKFIDYTLKEYRALCNKKDHTEIVLWFEYDLFCQINMIAVLSWLKRYRKGYHISLVCSGKVGNSKKMFSLVDLNENQIQNHFTKRISLTDDDIAYADYIWQLYCSDSPLRLETFYKIKSNSPFQYLASAIEMHLKRFPSVENGLNEVENRILNTAAKKLPKSKDKLVGELLKQNDYGFGDIQYANSINELKSLFSSFNPIKISKKGKQVLENQINYYAQLRNDNSYLGGTKKYSFLHYNKANKLLQITS, from the coding sequence ATGGGGGCATCAATTTTACATATTACCAATGGTGATAGCACAACAAATTATCTAAAAAGTTTACAGTTTTCGGGTGAATTTATTACTTGGAGAGAAATGCTTTGTGAAGGTAAAACTACTACAGATGTGGGAAGCGAATCTTTTTGGAAAAACAGATTTCAATTTCTAAAATCATCATATAATGTAAGTAAGAAAAAATTTATTGATTATACCCTCAAAGAATATAGAGCGCTATGTAACAAAAAAGATCATACAGAAATTGTGTTGTGGTTTGAGTACGATTTGTTCTGTCAAATTAATATGATTGCAGTTTTAAGTTGGTTAAAACGTTATAGAAAGGGTTATCATATTTCTTTAGTTTGTAGTGGTAAAGTAGGCAATTCAAAAAAGATGTTTTCATTAGTAGATTTAAATGAAAATCAAATACAGAATCATTTTACTAAAAGAATTTCACTCACAGATGATGATATTGCCTATGCAGATTATATTTGGCAATTGTATTGTTCAGATTCTCCTTTAAGATTAGAAACATTCTATAAAATAAAAAGCAACTCTCCTTTTCAATATTTAGCATCAGCTATAGAAATGCATTTAAAACGTTTTCCTTCTGTTGAAAATGGATTAAATGAAGTTGAAAATAGAATTCTTAATACTGCAGCCAAAAAGTTACCTAAATCTAAAGATAAATTAGTAGGTGAACTATTAAAACAAAACGATTATGGTTTTGGTGATATCCAATATGCGAATAGCATTAATGAATTAAAAAGTCTTTTTTCCTCTTTTAATCCAATCAAAATAAGCAAAAAAGGAAAACAGGTTTTAGAAAATCAAATAAATTATTACGCCCAATTAAGAAATGACAATTCTTATCTTGGTGGTACTAAAAAATATAGCTTTTTGCATTACAACAAAGCAAATAAGCTTTTACAAATTACCTCTTAA
- a CDS encoding DUF6048 family protein, translating into MYKYIISLFLFFVFVSGFAQETEPLQTDLEKDSITYKTAYGLRLGLDISKPIKSAVDGFYNSGLEFVGDYRISKRFYIAAELGYEDETNQEDYSNSRAKGSYMRLGFNYNAYENWLDMNNEIFVGFRYGFSLFEQTLNSYTPNISNEYFPANTFTPNTTADLNAHWSEFMVGAKVETFNNLFVGFSLSYKIMISVKEQEGFKTLYAPGFNRIFDSGTGFGFNYTISYLIPFSKK; encoded by the coding sequence ATGTACAAATATATCATTAGCCTATTTCTATTTTTCGTTTTTGTAAGTGGTTTTGCCCAAGAAACGGAACCCTTACAAACTGACTTAGAGAAAGACTCTATTACTTACAAAACTGCGTACGGTTTACGTTTGGGTTTAGATATTAGCAAACCTATTAAATCTGCTGTAGACGGTTTTTATAACTCAGGTTTAGAATTTGTAGGAGATTACAGAATTTCTAAACGATTTTACATTGCTGCAGAACTTGGTTATGAAGATGAAACTAACCAAGAAGATTACAGCAACTCTAGAGCAAAAGGTAGTTATATGCGTTTAGGATTTAATTACAACGCTTACGAAAATTGGTTAGATATGAATAACGAAATTTTTGTAGGATTTAGATATGGCTTTAGTTTATTTGAACAAACTCTAAATAGTTATACACCTAATATTAGCAATGAATATTTTCCTGCAAACACTTTTACACCCAACACAACTGCAGATTTAAATGCTCACTGGTCTGAATTTATGGTAGGTGCAAAAGTAGAAACCTTTAACAATTTATTTGTTGGTTTTAGCCTTAGCTATAAAATTATGATAAGTGTAAAAGAGCAAGAAGGTTTTAAAACTTTATATGCACCAGGGTTTAATAGAATCTTTGATAGTGGAACTGGCTTCGGATTTAACTATACTATTAGCTATTTAATTCCGTTTTCAAAAAAATAA
- a CDS encoding 4a-hydroxytetrahydrobiopterin dehydratase gives MIKLTEKEIYSRLENYPDWEFYEDALHTDFEFENFKDCMSAMNRIAFECEALNHHPEWSNVYNTLDITLTTHDADGVTELDFKLLEAINKIVEVEE, from the coding sequence ATGATAAAACTTACTGAAAAAGAAATTTACTCAAGATTAGAAAACTATCCAGATTGGGAATTTTACGAAGACGCTTTGCATACCGATTTTGAATTTGAAAACTTTAAAGACTGTATGTCTGCCATGAATAGAATTGCATTTGAATGTGAAGCGTTAAATCATCATCCAGAATGGTCTAATGTTTACAATACTTTAGATATTACTTTAACTACTCATGATGCTGATGGTGTTACTGAATTAGATTTTAAATTGTTAGAAGCCATCAACAAAATTGTAGAAGTAGAAGAATAA
- a CDS encoding uracil-DNA glycosylase, giving the protein MQVKIAEPWKNILNQEFEKTYFKKLANFVKNEYSHFTCYPKGNDIFAAFDYCNFNDLKVVIIGQDPYHGPNQANGLCFSVKDGIAHPPSLVNIFKEIASDLNVDYPKSGNLERWAKQGVLLLNATLTVRAHEAGSHQKKGWETFTDEVIQQISKEKENVIFLLWGGFAKKKAKLIDKKKHHILESGHPSPLSANRGYWFGNKHFSKTNEILTSLNKTKIEW; this is encoded by the coding sequence ATGCAGGTAAAAATAGCTGAACCTTGGAAAAATATTTTAAATCAAGAATTTGAGAAAACCTATTTTAAAAAGTTGGCTAATTTTGTGAAAAACGAGTATAGCCATTTTACTTGCTACCCAAAAGGTAATGATATTTTTGCTGCATTTGATTACTGCAATTTTAACGATTTAAAAGTGGTTATTATTGGGCAAGACCCTTATCATGGACCAAACCAGGCAAATGGTTTGTGTTTTTCTGTAAAAGATGGCATTGCTCACCCACCTTCATTAGTAAATATTTTTAAAGAAATTGCTTCTGATTTAAATGTTGATTATCCTAAAAGTGGCAATTTAGAAAGATGGGCAAAGCAAGGTGTTCTGTTATTAAATGCTACCTTAACAGTTAGAGCACATGAAGCTGGTAGTCATCAAAAAAAAGGTTGGGAAACTTTTACAGATGAAGTTATACAACAAATTTCTAAAGAGAAGGAAAATGTAATTTTTTTATTGTGGGGTGGTTTTGCAAAGAAAAAGGCAAAATTGATTGACAAAAAGAAGCATCACATTTTAGAGTCAGGGCATCCATCACCCTTAAGTGCAAATAGAGGATATTGGTTTGGCAACAAACACTTTTCTAAAACCAACGAAATCTTAACTTCTTTAAATAAAACTAAGATAGAATGGTAG
- a CDS encoding DUF6452 family protein codes for MRKTFVFLSLIIFTFLSCEKDDFCTQNPVTPKLILRFYDDTNRESVKTVDNLYVWAEGKDSLFINASLDSLFIPLNSAATETVYNFSKNNVVNQFTIQYTTENDFVSRSCGFKVIFNDVNFTSDNTWITDFEPSNLTTIENQNEAHVQIYH; via the coding sequence ATGAGAAAAACATTTGTTTTTTTAAGCTTAATAATTTTTACATTTCTGAGTTGCGAAAAAGATGATTTTTGTACTCAGAACCCTGTAACACCTAAACTAATTTTACGTTTTTATGACGATACCAATAGAGAATCTGTAAAAACAGTAGATAATTTATATGTTTGGGCAGAAGGTAAAGACAGTCTATTTATAAACGCTAGTTTAGACTCACTTTTTATACCTTTAAATTCAGCAGCTACAGAAACAGTGTATAATTTTTCTAAAAATAACGTTGTAAATCAGTTTACGATTCAATATACCACAGAAAACGATTTTGTATCAAGATCTTGTGGCTTTAAAGTAATTTTTAATGATGTTAATTTTACATCAGACAATACTTGGATAACCGATTTTGAACCAAGCAATTTAACCACTATAGAAAACCAAAATGAAGCTCATGTACAAATATATCATTAG
- a CDS encoding UDP-2,3-diacylglucosamine diphosphatase produces the protein MKKRQVELVVISDVHLGTYGCRAKELLNYLKTIQPKTLVLNGDIIDIWQFNKRYFPKSHMNVLKHITSLLTKETEVYYITGNHDEMLRKFKGFKLGNLEIVNKLVLNLDNKKAWIFHGDVFDVTMKHSKWLAKLGGKGYDLLIILNTFFNWCSKLLGYGKLSLSKKIKNSVKGAIKFVNDFEKTASDIAIDNNYDFVVCGHIHQPEIRKIENNKGETLYLNSGDWIENLTALEYNNNEWTLYEYQKDDLAKGLELTSKKKKKKKKKDHNILFNELLKEFDIQGTKKPTI, from the coding sequence ATCAAAAAACGTCAAGTAGAATTAGTAGTAATTTCAGATGTACATTTAGGTACTTATGGTTGTAGAGCAAAAGAATTATTAAACTATTTAAAAACCATCCAACCTAAAACATTAGTATTAAATGGCGATATTATTGACATATGGCAATTTAATAAAAGGTACTTTCCTAAAAGTCATATGAATGTTTTAAAGCATATTACTTCTTTATTAACCAAAGAAACAGAAGTGTATTACATAACAGGTAATCATGATGAAATGCTTCGAAAATTTAAAGGTTTTAAGCTTGGTAATTTAGAAATTGTAAACAAATTGGTTTTAAATCTAGATAATAAAAAAGCCTGGATTTTTCATGGTGATGTTTTTGATGTTACCATGAAACACTCAAAATGGTTAGCAAAATTAGGTGGTAAAGGTTACGATTTACTAATTATTCTAAATACCTTTTTTAATTGGTGCAGTAAACTATTAGGATATGGAAAGTTATCTCTTTCTAAAAAAATCAAAAACAGTGTAAAAGGCGCAATAAAATTTGTAAATGATTTTGAGAAAACAGCCTCAGACATAGCTATTGATAATAATTACGATTTTGTGGTTTGTGGTCATATTCATCAACCAGAAATAAGAAAAATAGAAAATAATAAGGGTGAAACTTTGTATTTAAATTCTGGAGATTGGATAGAGAATTTAACGGCTTTAGAATACAATAACAATGAATGGACATTGTATGAATATCAGAAAGATGATTTAGCTAAAGGCTTAGAACTTACTTCAAAAAAGAAAAAAAAGAAAAAGAAAAAAGATCATAATATATTATTTAACGAGCTGTTAAAAGAATTTGATATTCAAGGCACAAAAAAACCAACAATATGA
- a CDS encoding translation initiation factor produces MDLKDQLKNLFPEHQETPDPPKEKSNIWLQEDPILCKYEKRKGKPITILDGYTGATSDFKQLAKEIKKKLSVGGSFKDDKIIIQGDYRDKIMAMLKEKGFNVKRVGG; encoded by the coding sequence ATGGATTTAAAAGATCAACTAAAAAACTTATTTCCAGAACATCAAGAAACCCCTGATCCTCCAAAAGAAAAGTCGAATATTTGGTTGCAAGAAGACCCAATACTTTGCAAGTACGAAAAAAGAAAAGGAAAGCCAATAACCATTTTAGATGGTTATACTGGTGCAACATCAGATTTTAAACAATTAGCCAAAGAAATTAAAAAGAAACTTTCTGTTGGTGGTAGTTTTAAGGATGATAAAATAATCATTCAGGGTGATTATAGAGACAAAATAATGGCTATGTTAAAAGAAAAAGGATTTAATGTAAAACGAGTTGGAGGTTAA
- a CDS encoding glycosyltransferase family protein: MKILYAIQGTGNGHITRAQEIIPFLKAKGELDLLISGNDCELKLDHPIKYKFFGLNFTHGKKGGIDFWNSYKKMNLRRFFKEVKSLSLKEYDLILNDFEPVSAWAAKLNNCKLVSLSHQNAVLNDASPKYNKHLIEKWILKYYAPSKNKFGFHFTSFNSSIFTPIIRKKIRNAKVSNKGHYTVYLPAYNHDKIAKILSQIPIVKWHIFSRETTSLIFKKNITIYPVNEFDFIKSMASSNGVLCGAGFETPAEALYLGKRLMVIPMKNQYEQKCNALALQQMGVPVLKKLNKKRIPKIAKWLSSEPVKNIEYRDTTEDIIESILLPYYNETILPTILS; this comes from the coding sequence ATGAAAATACTTTATGCAATACAAGGCACAGGAAATGGTCATATCACAAGAGCTCAAGAAATTATACCCTTTTTAAAAGCAAAAGGCGAACTAGATTTATTAATTAGTGGGAATGACTGTGAATTAAAACTAGATCATCCAATTAAATATAAATTCTTCGGATTAAACTTTACCCATGGTAAAAAAGGTGGTATTGATTTTTGGAACAGCTATAAAAAAATGAATTTAAGAAGATTCTTTAAGGAAGTGAAAAGTCTTTCTCTTAAAGAATATGATTTAATTCTGAATGATTTTGAACCTGTTTCTGCTTGGGCTGCAAAATTAAATAACTGTAAACTGGTTTCATTGAGTCATCAAAATGCAGTTTTGAATGATGCATCTCCAAAATATAATAAGCATTTGATAGAAAAATGGATTTTAAAATATTATGCACCCTCTAAAAATAAGTTTGGTTTTCATTTTACAAGTTTCAATTCGTCAATATTTACACCAATAATAAGAAAGAAAATTAGAAACGCTAAAGTATCTAACAAAGGGCATTATACTGTGTATTTACCAGCATATAATCACGATAAAATTGCCAAAATCCTTTCACAGATTCCGATTGTTAAATGGCATATTTTTTCTAGAGAAACCACAAGTTTAATATTTAAAAAGAATATTACTATTTATCCTGTAAATGAATTTGACTTTATAAAAAGTATGGCATCTTCTAACGGAGTCTTATGTGGTGCAGGTTTTGAAACACCTGCAGAAGCTTTGTATTTAGGCAAACGTTTGATGGTTATACCTATGAAAAACCAATATGAGCAAAAATGCAATGCATTAGCTTTACAACAAATGGGTGTGCCAGTTCTTAAAAAATTAAATAAAAAAAGAATTCCAAAAATTGCCAAATGGTTAAGCTCAGAACCCGTAAAAAACATTGAATATAGAGATACTACAGAAGATATTATAGAATCAATTCTTTTGCCTTATTACAATGAAACCATTTTGCCTACCATTCTATCTTAG
- a CDS encoding substrate-binding domain-containing protein: MTNLKVGGVPEHFNYPWYLTLKNKEYTEHNINLRWQDYPGGTGQMCKALREGTVDIAIVLTEGIIKDISNGNPSKIVQTFVKSPLVWGIHVGAKSKFKTIADLEHATIAISRYGSGSHLMAIVNAYNQGWDVSKLKFKVIKNLEGGIEALTNGEADYFMWEHFTTKPLVDEGVFRRIDDCPTPWPCFVIAVRDEILENNFEEVQKVLKIINAKTSNFKAIPNIDKTLAKRYKQKLEDIQKWLKITHWNSQKPITKNLITRIQNKMITFNVIEKKKNSSDFIKNMYL, encoded by the coding sequence ATGACGAATTTAAAAGTTGGTGGAGTACCTGAACATTTCAATTATCCTTGGTATTTAACCCTTAAAAATAAAGAGTATACAGAACACAACATAAATTTACGTTGGCAAGATTATCCTGGAGGCACAGGTCAAATGTGCAAAGCACTTAGAGAAGGCACTGTAGATATTGCAATTGTATTAACAGAAGGAATTATAAAGGATATTTCTAATGGAAATCCTTCTAAGATTGTACAAACATTTGTGAAATCACCATTAGTTTGGGGTATTCATGTGGGTGCAAAATCTAAATTTAAAACCATAGCTGATTTAGAACATGCTACTATTGCAATTAGTAGGTATGGCTCAGGCTCTCACCTAATGGCCATTGTAAATGCCTATAATCAAGGTTGGGATGTATCAAAGCTAAAATTTAAAGTGATTAAAAATTTAGAAGGGGGTATTGAAGCTTTAACAAATGGAGAAGCCGATTATTTTATGTGGGAGCATTTTACCACAAAACCTTTGGTAGATGAGGGTGTTTTTAGAAGAATAGATGACTGCCCTACTCCTTGGCCTTGTTTTGTAATTGCAGTTAGAGATGAAATATTAGAAAATAATTTTGAAGAAGTTCAAAAAGTTTTAAAAATAATTAATGCTAAAACAAGTAATTTCAAAGCCATACCAAATATAGATAAAACATTGGCTAAGAGATACAAGCAGAAACTAGAAGACATTCAAAAATGGCTAAAAATTACTCATTGGAATAGCCAAAAACCTATCACAAAAAATTTAATAACTCGCATTCAAAATAAAATGATAACCTTTAACGTTATTGAAAAGAAGAAAAATTCTAGTGATTTCATAAAAAATATGTACCTTTAA
- a CDS encoding isopenicillin N synthase family oxygenase translates to MNKIPSVNLADFLSDDESRKQKFIDEIGHAYENIGFVALKGHFLDDNLVDNLYKEIKNFFNLPTEVKEKYEIPGIGGQRGYVSFGKESAKGKKEGDLKEFWHFGQYVDKDSKYANEYPENVIVEELENFNKIGKETYQMLEKTAKYVLRSLALHLGLEETYFDNYIKNGNSILRPIHYPPIETEPKGAERAAAHGDINLITLLMGAQGKGLQVQNHEGEWIDAMAEPDELMINVGDMLSRHSNNKLKSTIHRVTNPPKELWGTSRYSIPFFMHPVSDMKLDVLENCIDEDNPKKFEDITAGEFLDERLKELGLKK, encoded by the coding sequence ATGAATAAAATACCAAGCGTTAATTTAGCCGATTTTTTATCTGATGATGAATCACGCAAGCAAAAATTTATTGATGAAATTGGTCATGCATATGAAAATATAGGTTTTGTAGCTCTCAAAGGTCATTTTTTAGATGATAATTTAGTAGACAATCTTTATAAAGAAATTAAAAACTTTTTCAATTTACCTACAGAGGTTAAGGAAAAATACGAAATTCCAGGAATTGGTGGTCAGAGAGGTTATGTATCTTTTGGTAAAGAATCTGCAAAAGGTAAAAAAGAAGGCGATTTAAAAGAGTTTTGGCATTTTGGTCAGTATGTAGATAAAGACTCTAAATACGCCAATGAATATCCAGAAAATGTAATTGTAGAAGAGTTAGAAAACTTTAATAAAATTGGTAAAGAAACTTATCAAATGTTAGAGAAAACTGCAAAGTACGTGTTAAGATCTTTAGCTTTACACTTAGGTTTAGAAGAAACGTATTTTGACAATTACATAAAAAATGGTAATAGTATTTTAAGACCAATTCATTATCCACCCATAGAAACTGAACCAAAAGGAGCTGAAAGAGCTGCTGCACATGGAGATATTAATTTAATTACACTTTTAATGGGTGCACAAGGTAAAGGCTTACAAGTGCAAAATCATGAAGGTGAATGGATAGACGCAATGGCTGAACCAGATGAATTGATGATAAATGTTGGTGACATGCTATCTAGACATAGTAATAATAAATTAAAATCAACAATTCATAGAGTAACAAATCCTCCAAAAGAATTATGGGGTACTTCACGTTATTCAATTCCATTTTTTATGCACCCTGTTTCAGATATGAAATTAGATGTTTTAGAAAATTGCATAGATGAAGATAATCCTAAAAAATTCGAAGATATTACAGCTGGTGAGTTTTTAGATGAGCGTTTAAAAGAATTAGGACTTAAAAAATAA